GTGGAGGCAGACGCGTCCACGCAGGCGCAGCCAGTCCGCCGGCGCAAGGGCCGCATCGGCAGCGAGCAGGTAGCCGCTTTCGGCGGCGCGCGGCAGCGTCCACCGCGCCGAGACGGCGTCGCAGCGCAGCCGCAGGCCAGATCCCTCGGCGTCTTCGAAGCGCAGTTCGACGCGCCCGCTCTCGTGGCGCCGAGGCACGAGGGCGCGTAGCTCGCGCCCCTGTGCATCAACACCGGCGCGTGTGTCGTCGCCGCTGCGGCGCGTCCAGCGCAGCTCGAGCCGTGCGCGCGACGAAATGCGCCATAGTGTTTCAACGCGCAATTCCGACGCGCTGACGGGCAGGTCCACTGTGGCGGTCGGCACCGGACGGCGATAGGCTTCGACGCCGAGCGCGAATTCCAGCTCCGGTAAAATCGGAGCCGCGAGTCCGAAACGCCAGCCGTATTCGTTGCGGGCCGAAGCGCCCGTCCCCGCGATCGATCCGTACAGCGACTGGAAGCGCGGGCTGCAGGCGCGGATGCCGACCCCCGCGCGCAACGCGCGATCGACGGCATACTCCGCGCCCGCGGCACAGGCGGCTCCGCCTCCGGCGTTCGCCGCGCATTCAGCGGCGGCCCACCAGCGCCGCCCCTCCGCCCGCGCATACACCGAACCCGCCGCCGCCGAGCTCCCGCGGTAGTCCCACGGACTCGACGCCGCGACGAAGCGGCTGAAACGTGTACCCACGAGGACCGCGCCCAGGGACATACGCAGCGCCTCGTTCTCGAAGTCCAGCTCCGCAGCGCATCCCGCGCGCCAGCGCTCGGCCGAGGCGCGCGCGGCCTGCTCGGATGCGCTGCGATGCAGTCCTGTCTCGTACGTGCCCGCGAGCGACCCGTCCAGCGAATCGACGCGCCCGTCCAACGGCGCGCGCGCCGCAAAAACGAGCATCTGCATGGAGCCACTCCGCAGTCGCGCCGCGAGCCCCGTCTCGGGCGGCGCGCCGCCACCCGGCAGAGAGGGCGACAGGGCGAGGGCGGCGGACGTGGCCGCGCCACGCGTATCCAGCGCGGATGTGCCCCGGCCCGGCGATCCGAGAACCAGTCCCGTTCCCGCCCCAATACGGAAACATCCGAGCACGATATCCTCTATGTCGCCGTCGGGTTCCGCGCGGAGGTACCAGGCGGCATGGTCGGCCCACGACAGTTCGCCGGGATCACGCGCGATAAGTGCTCCGCCGCCGAATGTATGTGGGGACTGTGCGGTGACACGTATCGAACTGCGTCCGGGCGGACCGGTCCAGGCGCCGCGTGTGAAGCCGGCTTTTTCCTGCTCGTCGTGTTCGAGGCGAGTGCGCAGACGCGCGTCCCAGCCCGCGAAGGCGGGCGCGGCCTCGTCGCCCGGACGCAGCCAGACGCAGCGACGCAGTGCTGCGAGGGTTTCGCGGTCAAGTCCCGCAAGTAGCTCGAGCTGCTCCCATCGCGCGAATTCCCCCAATCGTCGGCGCAGACGCACTACGGCGCGGGCCTGCTGCTCCGACAGGCAGGGCAGCGCGAGGATCTCTGTTTCGCGCGCGGTGTTCAAGTTCAGCGGCGCGGCCTCGGCGCGTTCGAGCGCGTCGATGTATTCACGCGCCTGCTGCTCGCCGCCCGCGTCGAAGGCCGTGCGCTCGATGACGTCTTCCACGAGGCGCTCGTCGCTCTGCGCGGCGGCGCTCGCCAATGCGGCGCAAAACACGACGGCGCCTATTCCCGGAAAGTATGTGTGTGCCACGCTGTCCCTCCCTGTGACGTGTCTCCCGTCCCTTGTACGCGCGGCGCTGCGCGGCGGTTCCCGCGTCGGGTAAAAAAAAAGGGCGCCGAAGCGCCCTGTGTCGGGAAGAGGGGGGGCTTATTTGCCGCCGTCGACCGGGGGATGACCCGCGGGCATGCCGGGAGCAGCCGTCGGTTCCTCGATCTTGATGTCCTGCGCGGGCGTGAAGTCCGCAATCGCGAGGTCCACATCCTCTTCAAATTTTGTCGCGACGAGGGCAAACTTCATCCCGCCCATCGGCATGTCCTGCTTCATCACGATGCCCTTCCACATACAGATCTTGCCGCCGCCGGGAAGTTCGTACGCTTCACATTCCTTGCCCAGGATGGTTTCCTTGCCGGCCTTCTTGCCGCCCATCATGCGCTGAATCATCTCGCCGCCCACGTTTTCCTTCTGCTCGGCGGTGAACGAGGCGGTCAATTCCTTCAGACCCTTCCAATCGAAGGGCGACTTCTGCGCGATTTTCTTCGCGAGATCCACCGAGTAGTTCACGGTGTCGCAGCGCAGGGTCAGCGTCTTGATCGGCGTGTTCTGTCCGTTCATCGCGATCGTGAAATCGTCGCTGTCGGATTCATACATGCCGTAGTTTGCGAAGGAGATCACCTTCGTTCCCTTTGCGTCGCCGGAGTAGGTGTAGGTGATGCGCGCGTTCGGGATGCTGTACAGCTTCACTTCGGGCGCGGTTTCCTTCAGGCCCGTGTCCTTGCCGCAACCGGCCAGGCACGCGAACGCCACCAGCGCGACGGCGAACAGGGGAAGAGCAGTGCGTTTCATTCATTTCCTCATGAGTGTGTAGAGAGAGTGGTGCATTCGCGACACGGCCGGCGCGGGGCAGCTCCATGCGCGGCACGGAGTGTGGGCAGTGAGGGATTCGAACCCCCGACCTTCTGGGTGTAAACCAGACGCTCTGAACCGGCTGAGCTAACTGCCCGAAATGCCAGACCTGCATTTTACGGCTTTCCCGCATCCGAAACAAAAACCCGCCATGTCCGGATTAGAGGACCAGGGATACCGGCGAAACTCCGAGGTCGGGCGGCCCCTGCTTCCGACTCGGAGCCGAATGTTGTATCATCGACGCATGTCCACTATGGAAGGTGCCGCCATGCGTCGTGCGTTGTTCATGTTCCAACCATCACCCGCCGCAGCCGATTCCCAGGCGTCCGTGTTCGGCGGCTGGCTGTCCCTGCTCAAGGATCTTCCCGGCGTGCTGTCGATGGATGTCTCCACCGTCGTGGAACGGCCCTTCGGCAACATCCCCGCGGCGGGCATCGTCGAGGTGGTGTTTGCGGACGAGGAGTCGATGACGCGTTCAATGGCGTCGCCCGCGGGCAGGAAACTCGCGCGCGAAATCATGGCCGATCCGCGCGGCGCTCCCGAACTGCTGGTCTGCGAGCCGTGGAACAGTGCGGGCTAATACGTATCTTCCGCCTCTTCCAGCACCGTCACCACCCCGGCCCCAGCGACCATGATCATCGATTCGCTCGTCATCGCCACCCGCAACCGACACAAGACCCGCGAAATCGCGGCGCTGCTCGCGCATCTGCCCGTGCGTGTGCGCGACCTCAGCGAATTTCCCGACGCACCCGAAGTGGAGGAGGACGGGGAGACGCTCGAGGCGAACGCGCTCAAGAAGGCGCGTTCGGCCCATGCCCATACCGGACTCCCGGCCCTCGCGGATGATACGGGACTCGAGGTCTTCTACCTGCTCGGCGCACCCGGCGTGTACTCCGCCCGCTACGCGGGGGAACAGGCCACCTATGACGACAACAACCGGAAACTGCTCGACGCCATGAAGCAGGTGCCCGCGCGCAAACGCGACGCGCGCTTCCGTTGTGTTGTCGCCTTCGTGTATAAAGGCGAGGCCCGGACCTTCGAGGGCGCGATCGACGGCCATATAGGCATCGAGCGCCGCGGCACAAACGGCTTCGGCTACGATCCGGTGTTTTATCCCGCGGGCGACACCCTCAGCTATGCCGAAATGAGCGACGCGGAAAAAAATGCGATCAGCCATCGCGCGCGCGCCGTGTCGGCCTTCGCGCGGTATCTCGAGGACGTAAACGGAAAATAATCATGCGTAACAGACCATACATCCTTCTTGCTCTCGCCTGTCTCGCTCTCTGGGGCGGTCTTTCCTGCACTGGCGACGATCCCGTGCCCGTCACTTCGACGGAGCCGCTTCTGCACGACGCGCAGTTCTATCCCACTACGTCCGGCACCTTCTGGCGCTACCGCGTCGATACGACCGGCGCCGACGGCCGCACCGTGCGTGATGTCGAACGACGCACCGTGCGTATCGGCCGCACTGTCACGATCGACAGCACCGTGTACACGGTGCAGGAAACTGAAATAGTGGCGGGTGTCGATTCGCGCTACGACACGGTGTACATCCGCAAGGACGCCGCGGGCGTGTGGCTTTCGAGTCCGACATTGAGGCAGCTCTCGGTGTTTGCGGGCATTCCCGGCTTCCCGGGTTTCCCGAAGGAATTCCTCGTGATGCCGGCCGATCCGGCCACGCAGGCAAATTGGGACATCATCCGCTTCGACTTTACGCCCATACCGTTTGTGCAGATCTATTATTATGTCACCGCGGCGTATCTCGGCCGCGAGACGATTCAGACGGATTCGCATACCTACCGCGAATGCGCCCGCATCCGCATCTCGCTCAACATGCGCTTCCCGAATCCGCAGAATCCGCAAGACATCCTCAATCCCATCATCGTCCGCGACGATGCGGAATTCTGGCTCGCGCGTCCGCTCGGCCTGGTGGTAGGCGACGGCGCGGAATCGATCTTCACCATGCTCAGCGGACGTATCCCCTTCAGTCTCGTGCGCAAACGGATGCACATGGAGGTGCTCGGGATGGACATCGTGCAGCCGCCGGATCCCTGCGGCACGTAATCGTCCTGCCCGGCGTGCCGGGGCCTACATCGCCTTGTGTGGAGTGGCCACGCCGATACGTCCCAGCATGGACCTGGCAAGCACGCGGTATGCGGGCTTGTAGGAGCGGGCGTACTCGGGGCTGTGATGCACCGCGGGCCAGTTCGCGGCACGCATACGGCGCGTGAAGTCGCGGTACGACGCGGCGAGTGCCTGCCATCCCTCGCGCGCAAGCAGCCGGCCGGTTTTTTCCCACGTCTTCAGAAATCGCGCGCGCCGGCCTGTTGCGGATTGGGCCGATGCGATCATCGCGTCGACGAGGGCCGAGTCCGCTCCGCCCGCGCGGAAATAGGGGCGCAGATTCACACGCCACTGCATCGAATCGGGTCCGCACGGCTCGAGCAGTGTCTCGCCGAGCACCGTCGTGTCGAGCGACGCGCGTTCTCGCTGCAGGT
This window of the Ignavibacteriota bacterium genome carries:
- a CDS encoding helix-hairpin-helix domain-containing protein, translating into MAHTYFPGIGAVVFCAALASAAAQSDERLVEDVIERTAFDAGGEQQAREYIDALERAEAAPLNLNTARETEILALPCLSEQQARAVVRLRRRLGEFARWEQLELLAGLDRETLAALRRCVWLRPGDEAAPAFAGWDARLRTRLEHDEQEKAGFTRGAWTGPPGRSSIRVTAQSPHTFGGGALIARDPGELSWADHAAWYLRAEPDGDIEDIVLGCFRIGAGTGLVLGSPGRGTSALDTRGAATSAALALSPSLPGGGAPPETGLAARLRSGSMQMLVFAARAPLDGRVDSLDGSLAGTYETGLHRSASEQAARASAERWRAGCAAELDFENEALRMSLGAVLVGTRFSRFVAASSPWDYRGSSAAAGSVYARAEGRRWWAAAECAANAGGGAACAAGAEYAVDRALRAGVGIRACSPRFQSLYGSIAGTGASARNEYGWRFGLAAPILPELEFALGVEAYRRPVPTATVDLPVSASELRVETLWRISSRARLELRWTRRSGDDTRAGVDAQGRELRALVPRRHESGRVELRFEDAEGSGLRLRCDAVSARWTLPRAAESGYLLAADAALAPADWLRLRGRVCLHETGSYDTRLYMAESTLPGAVSSAALYGRGARCVLSAQLRWPWGACALAWSQSLRPGAVAIGSGDDAIAGDETGRLSMQLDLRP
- the rdgB gene encoding RdgB/HAM1 family non-canonical purine NTP pyrophosphatase → MDSLVIATRNRHKTREIAALLAHLPVRVRDLSEFPDAPEVEEDGETLEANALKKARSAHAHTGLPALADDTGLEVFYLLGAPGVYSARYAGEQATYDDNNRKLLDAMKQVPARKRDARFRCVVAFVYKGEARTFEGAIDGHIGIERRGTNGFGYDPVFYPAGDTLSYAEMSDAEKNAISHRARAVSAFARYLEDVNGK